Proteins encoded in a region of the Vicia villosa cultivar HV-30 ecotype Madison, WI linkage group LG5, Vvil1.0, whole genome shotgun sequence genome:
- the LOC131606540 gene encoding LOW QUALITY PROTEIN: organic cation/carnitine transporter 3-like (The sequence of the model RefSeq protein was modified relative to this genomic sequence to represent the inferred CDS: substituted 2 bases at 2 genomic stop codons), producing the protein MAAIEELPSSIPQPSSKVYILFPLLLSNLNXPNYVXTNSDSVVQEKVFPSIDDMMEKGFGRFGWFEFMMCILVSFASFFDAQQSFITIYTDEYPTWHCTNSTLCNSDSNICNIPKSSWSWDGPSHKTVISQWSLECASSFVTGLPQSSFFIGCLFGSFLLSTLADTSLGRKNTLVMSCLSMSIVSILIVFSTNIWIYSAFKFVIGFFSSSIGTCVLVLLAEKVSTERRFTVGIIEYFCFTLGYMSLSGIGYVNRFNSWRSVYIWTSVPAICYSGLAYIFVTESPRWLLMQGRHEEAMAMLTDVSSLENGNDMTVVLVEAPVNKQKASFFQLYSSIAELFGSGWALKRMVATMVLGIGIGMVYYGMPLAVGNLGFDIYLAVVFNALMEIPAYVATYFLENCRRKPSVLVFSIASGVCCIMCVVVGSGIPEIRVGLAMASVFSACTAFNVFLIYILELFPTSVRNTTSSLVGQATVFGNVFTPFLISAGRKNDIFSYGVFGVVIMLSCFALLGLPETRGLALCDTMDQQEKKDDMSI; encoded by the coding sequence ATGGCGGCTATAGAAGAGTTACCTTCTTCCATTCCTCAGCCTTCTTCCAAGgtatatattttatttccatTGTTACTTTCAAATCTCAATTAACCTAATTATGTATAAACAAATTCTGATTCTGTTGTCCAGGAAAAAGTGTTTCCATCCATAGATGATATGATGGAAAAGGGTTTCggaagatttggttggttcgAATTCATGATGTGCATTCTTGTTTCATTTGCATCATTCTTTGATGCACAACAATCGTTCATAACTATATACACCGACGAATACCCGACATGGCATTGCACGAATTCGACATTATGTAACTCAGATTCTAATATCTGTAACATCCCTAAATCTTCATGGTCATGGGATGGACCATCACACAAAACAGTGATATCACAATGGAGTCTTGAATGTGCTAGTAGCTTCGTTACTGGTTTACCGCAATCTTCGTTCTTCATTGGTTGTCTTTTCGGTTCGTTTCTTCTCTCAACTTTAGCTGATACTTCACTTGGAAGAAAGAATACACTAGTTATGTCTTGTTTATCGATGTCTATAGTTTCAATTCTCATAGTTTTCTCTACCAATATTTGGATTTATTCGGCTTTTAAATTCGTGATTGGATTTTTTAGTTCGTCGATCGGAACTTGTGTTTTGGTTTTGCTCGCGGAGAAAGTTAGTACTGAACGGAGGTTCACCGTTGGTATTATCGAGTATTTCTGCTTCACATTAGGGTATATGTCACTGTCAGGTATAGGTTATGTCAATAGATTTAATTCGTGGAGATCGGTTTACATCTGGACGTCGGTTCCTGCTATTTGTTACTCGGGTCTCGCTTATATCTTTGTTACAGAGTCTCCAAGGTGGCTTCTAATGCAGGGAAGACATGAAGAAGCTATGGCGATGCTTACAGATGTTTCTTCATTAGAGAATGGTAATGATATGACAGTAGTTTTAGTAGAAGCTCCGGTGAATAAACAAAAGGCTTCATTTTTCCAACTCTACTCATCGATAGCGGAGTTGTTTGGGAGTGGTTGGGCTTTAAAGAGAATGGTGGCGACAATGGTGCTTGGTATTGGAATTGGAATGGTGTATTATGGTATGCCATTAGCAGTTGGGAACTTAGGATTCGACATTTACTTGGCTGTTGTATTCAATGCCTTGATGGAAATACCGGCTTATGTGGCTACCTATTTCTTGGAGAATTGCCGAAGAAAACCGTCAGTTCTTGTATTCTCAATAGCTAGTGGTGTATGTTGtataatgtgtgttgttgttggaTCAGGAATACCAGAAATTCGAGTTGGATTAGCGATGGCATCGGTTTTCAGTGCGTGCACAGCTTTTAATGTGTTTCTTATTTACATTTTAGAGCTATTTCCAACAAGTGTGAGGAACACTACATCATCATTGGTGGGACAAGCTACTGTTTTTGGTAATGTTTTCACGCcgtttttgatatctgctgggagGAAAAACGACATTTTCTCTTATGGCGTGTTTGGAGTAGTTATCATGTTGTCGTGTTTTGCGTTGCTTGGTTTGCCAGAGACAAGAGGATTAGCTCTTTGTGATACCATGGATCAACAAGAGAAGAAAGACGATATGTCAATATAA